The following are encoded together in the Pseudoalteromonas piscicida genome:
- the mltF gene encoding membrane-bound lytic murein transglycosylase MltF: MRLYVLCCHLFSWVRQSPLNQLQHIKQNKVLRVGTLAGPGNYYQGPTGEQGFEYELASEFANELGVELHIVPYFNLDELFARLDAGDLDIVASAVSFHPSRTAQYRFGPTYRMISQKLVYKQGREWPRDFDDIKAPITVLAHSNHVIALEEAKTSHPHLSWEVVSDKGEEELLQAIIDGEIDYTITDSHSLALFRRYHPTVSIAFSVTRDEHVAWMMRNEKDDSLYALLPAFFARVQQNNFLATLEEKYFGHIEEFNYVNTLAFVEAVHSTLPAYLKWFKSYSKQHNIDWRLLAAVSYQESMWDPRAKSPTGVRGIMMLTQPTAKKVGVTNRLNAQQNIEGGAKYLRILFDRMPEEIQQPDSTWLALASYNVGWGHVRDARNITADQGGDPNNWADVKKRLPLLTKKRYYRNTRYGYARGDVAVTYVDNIRRYYDALVWLEDNGALLPDSSKASSQTTPVDNPGKASEVEKQQ, translated from the coding sequence ATACGTCTTTATGTGCTTTGTTGTCATCTGTTTAGTTGGGTGCGACAAAGCCCTCTTAATCAATTGCAACATATAAAACAAAATAAGGTATTACGTGTTGGCACGCTCGCGGGACCGGGGAACTACTACCAAGGCCCCACTGGAGAACAAGGGTTCGAGTATGAGTTGGCGAGTGAATTTGCCAATGAGCTCGGTGTTGAATTACACATCGTTCCTTATTTTAACTTAGATGAGTTATTTGCAAGGCTAGATGCCGGAGACTTAGATATCGTTGCCTCCGCGGTGAGCTTTCATCCATCAAGAACAGCGCAATATCGTTTTGGCCCAACATATAGAATGATCAGTCAAAAGCTCGTGTACAAACAAGGGAGAGAGTGGCCCAGAGACTTTGATGATATTAAAGCGCCAATTACCGTACTTGCACACAGCAATCATGTTATCGCGCTTGAAGAGGCGAAAACAAGCCATCCTCATTTGAGTTGGGAAGTTGTCTCAGATAAAGGTGAGGAAGAGCTGCTTCAGGCCATCATTGACGGAGAGATTGACTACACCATCACAGACTCTCATTCTCTGGCCCTATTTAGACGCTACCACCCAACCGTCAGCATTGCGTTTTCTGTTACTAGAGATGAACATGTAGCATGGATGATGCGTAACGAAAAGGACGATTCGTTATATGCGTTGCTGCCTGCATTTTTCGCTCGAGTACAACAAAACAACTTTTTGGCCACGCTCGAAGAGAAGTATTTCGGTCATATCGAAGAGTTTAATTATGTAAATACTTTAGCCTTTGTCGAAGCCGTTCATAGTACCTTGCCAGCCTATCTCAAGTGGTTTAAAAGTTACTCGAAACAGCACAATATCGATTGGCGTCTGCTTGCTGCAGTAAGCTATCAAGAATCGATGTGGGACCCCAGAGCTAAGTCTCCCACAGGGGTTCGTGGAATCATGATGTTGACACAACCTACGGCTAAAAAAGTTGGCGTGACAAACCGTCTTAATGCACAACAAAATATTGAAGGTGGCGCCAAATACCTACGTATTTTATTTGACCGTATGCCTGAAGAAATACAGCAGCCCGATAGTACCTGGCTCGCCCTTGCTTCTTACAATGTGGGCTGGGGACATGTACGAGATGCACGTAACATTACTGCTGATCAAGGAGGCGATCCGAATAACTGGGCAGACGTTAAAAAACGACTACCACTACTGACTAAAAAGCGCTACTATCGAAATACAAGATATGGATATGCTCGTGGTGATGTCGCGGTAACGTATGTAGATAATATTCGCCGCTATTATGATGCACTCGTGTGGTTGGAAGACAACGGTGCACTCCTACCAGATAGCAGTAAAGCCTCTTCGCAAACGACTCCGGTTGATAATCCTGGCAAAGCCAGTGAAGTCGAGAAGCAACAGTAA
- the purL gene encoding phosphoribosylformylglycinamidine synthase: MLILRGAPALSDFKVQKILKTCAAAQLPVTNVYAEFMHFADLTAELSETELTKLNSLLKYGPTITEHTPEGKLILVTPRIGTISPWASKATDIANNCGLTQVHRVERGIAYYVEGELTQAQFEEVAQLLHDRMTESVHAELDDAAKLFRTETPRPMSSVDILGGGREALAVANVEQGFALADDEIDYLVESFEKLGRNPNDIELFMFAQANSEHCRHKIFNADWTIDGVEQPKSLFKMIKNTYETNSDNVLSAYKDNAAVMTGSKAGRFFPNTDGEYAYHEEDIHILMKVETHNHPTAIAPFSGASTGSGGEIRDEGATGRGSKPKAGLVGFTVSNLRIPGFEQPWETNFGKPGRIVNALDIMLDGPLGGAAFNNEFGRPNLLGYFRTYEEKVESHNGAEVRGYHKPIMIAGGLGNIREDHVQKGSIPVGAKLVALGGPAMNIGLGGGAASSMASGQSNEDLDFASVQRENPEMERRCQEVIDKCWQLGDDNPIAFIHDVGAGGLSNAFPELVDDGGRGGKFQLRNIPNDEPGMAPHEIWCNESQERYVLAVAAEDFARFEAICKRERAQYAVIGEATEERHLTVADSHFDNNPVDLPLDVLLGKPPKMHRDVESKRVVGTALDTAAIELEDAAKRLLRLPTIAEKTFLITIGDRTVTGLVARDQMVGPWQVPVSNCAVTAATYDTYHGEAMSMGERTPAALLNYGASARLAVAEALTNIAGANIGSLNNIKLSANWMAAAGHPGEDAGLYEAVKAVGEELCPALGLTIPVGKDSMSMKTQWDENGEEKSVTAPLSLIITAFGRVEDIRKTVTPELRTDKGETSLFLLDLGAGQNRLGASSLAQVYKQLGDKTPDVDSPELLKGFYNAVQALVESGKLIAYHDRSDGGLFTTAAEMAFAGRTGVSIELDALHGTDLEVLFNEELGAVLQVRNDDIAEVEAIFAEHGVADIAHRIGTLNGEDKVIFTRGGQAVLENTRTELRTIWAETTYQMQALRDNPDCAKQEFDAKFDDKDPGLNVKLSFDLNEDIAAPYIAKGVKPQVAILREQGVNSHIEMAAAFNRAGFAAIDVHMSDILEGRLTLEQFKGLVACGGFSYGDVLGAGEGWAKSILFHDSAREQFQGFFQRQDTFSLGVCNGCQMLSTLKELIPGTENWPRFVTNKSERFEARFSLVEVQQSPSIFFDGMAGSRMPIAVSHGEGHAEFASEAAVQTALNSGSVAVKFVDNYGNPTTQYPANPNGSPAGITGMTSTDGRATVMMPHPERVFRAVANSWHPDEWQEDSPWMRMFRNARKLVG; encoded by the coding sequence ATGTTAATCCTACGTGGTGCACCTGCACTTTCAGATTTCAAAGTCCAAAAGATCCTTAAAACCTGCGCTGCAGCTCAATTACCAGTTACCAATGTTTATGCCGAGTTCATGCATTTTGCTGATTTAACGGCTGAGCTTTCAGAGACTGAGTTAACTAAGCTAAATAGCCTGTTAAAGTATGGACCGACTATTACGGAGCACACGCCAGAGGGCAAACTGATCTTGGTAACACCAAGGATCGGAACCATCTCTCCTTGGGCTTCTAAAGCGACAGATATTGCAAACAACTGTGGTCTTACGCAAGTACACCGTGTTGAGCGTGGTATTGCTTATTATGTTGAGGGTGAACTAACACAAGCTCAGTTCGAAGAAGTAGCACAGTTACTTCACGACCGCATGACCGAGTCTGTTCACGCAGAGCTTGATGATGCAGCTAAATTATTCCGCACGGAAACGCCTCGCCCAATGTCTTCAGTGGATATTCTTGGCGGTGGCCGTGAAGCATTAGCGGTTGCGAACGTTGAGCAGGGCTTTGCACTTGCTGATGACGAAATCGACTACCTAGTAGAAAGCTTCGAAAAGCTTGGTCGTAACCCTAATGACATCGAACTGTTCATGTTTGCTCAAGCAAACTCTGAGCACTGTCGTCACAAAATTTTCAACGCTGATTGGACTATCGATGGTGTAGAGCAGCCTAAGTCGCTGTTTAAAATGATTAAGAACACCTACGAAACCAATAGCGACAATGTATTGTCGGCTTATAAGGATAACGCGGCAGTAATGACTGGCTCTAAAGCGGGTCGTTTCTTCCCAAATACTGACGGCGAATACGCTTACCACGAGGAAGATATCCACATTCTGATGAAAGTGGAAACGCACAACCACCCAACGGCGATTGCCCCGTTTTCTGGCGCATCCACAGGCTCTGGTGGTGAGATCCGTGATGAAGGTGCAACTGGTCGTGGTTCCAAGCCAAAAGCAGGTCTGGTTGGCTTCACGGTTTCTAACCTGCGTATTCCAGGCTTTGAACAGCCTTGGGAAACCAACTTTGGTAAACCAGGACGTATTGTTAATGCATTAGACATCATGCTGGATGGCCCACTAGGTGGCGCTGCATTTAACAACGAGTTTGGTCGTCCAAACCTATTGGGTTACTTCCGTACTTACGAAGAAAAAGTAGAAAGCCACAATGGCGCTGAAGTACGTGGTTACCACAAGCCAATCATGATTGCAGGTGGTTTAGGGAACATCCGTGAAGATCACGTGCAAAAAGGCTCAATCCCTGTGGGAGCTAAGCTAGTCGCACTTGGTGGTCCTGCTATGAACATCGGTCTTGGTGGTGGTGCAGCTTCTTCAATGGCATCTGGCCAATCAAATGAAGATTTAGACTTTGCTTCAGTTCAGCGTGAAAACCCTGAAATGGAGCGTCGTTGTCAGGAAGTTATCGACAAATGTTGGCAGCTTGGTGATGACAATCCAATCGCGTTTATTCACGATGTGGGCGCGGGCGGTTTATCAAATGCATTTCCAGAGCTTGTCGACGATGGCGGCCGTGGTGGTAAATTCCAGTTGCGTAACATCCCGAACGATGAGCCAGGCATGGCACCACACGAAATCTGGTGTAACGAGTCGCAAGAGCGTTATGTATTGGCAGTTGCAGCTGAAGACTTCGCTCGCTTTGAAGCGATTTGTAAGCGTGAGCGCGCACAATATGCGGTGATTGGTGAAGCGACAGAAGAACGTCATCTAACAGTAGCTGATAGTCATTTTGATAATAATCCTGTGGATCTGCCATTAGACGTATTACTTGGCAAGCCACCTAAAATGCATCGTGACGTTGAGTCAAAGCGTGTAGTGGGTACTGCATTAGATACTGCGGCTATTGAACTTGAAGATGCGGCTAAGCGTTTACTTCGTCTACCAACGATTGCTGAGAAAACATTCCTTATCACGATTGGTGACAGAACCGTAACGGGTCTGGTTGCTCGTGACCAAATGGTTGGCCCATGGCAGGTACCAGTATCTAACTGTGCGGTAACAGCAGCAACTTACGATACTTACCACGGTGAAGCGATGTCGATGGGTGAGCGCACCCCTGCGGCATTACTTAACTATGGAGCATCTGCTCGTCTAGCGGTGGCAGAAGCGTTAACCAATATCGCTGGTGCTAACATCGGTAGCCTAAACAACATTAAGCTTTCTGCAAACTGGATGGCGGCAGCAGGTCACCCAGGTGAAGATGCAGGTCTTTACGAAGCGGTTAAAGCGGTTGGTGAAGAACTATGTCCTGCATTAGGTTTAACAATTCCAGTTGGTAAAGACTCGATGTCGATGAAGACTCAGTGGGATGAGAATGGCGAAGAAAAATCAGTGACTGCGCCATTATCACTTATCATCACTGCATTTGGTCGTGTTGAAGATATTCGCAAAACAGTAACGCCTGAGCTTCGTACTGATAAGGGCGAAACCAGTCTGTTCCTACTTGATTTAGGTGCGGGCCAAAACCGCCTTGGCGCGTCAAGCTTAGCGCAAGTGTACAAGCAACTTGGCGACAAGACGCCTGATGTTGACAGCCCTGAGCTGTTAAAAGGTTTCTACAATGCCGTACAAGCATTAGTTGAGTCTGGCAAGCTTATCGCTTACCACGACCGCTCTGACGGTGGTCTATTCACCACAGCTGCGGAAATGGCGTTCGCAGGCCGCACCGGTGTGAGCATTGAATTAGATGCGCTGCACGGTACTGACTTAGAAGTGCTATTCAATGAAGAGCTTGGCGCAGTATTGCAAGTTCGCAATGACGATATCGCCGAGGTTGAAGCGATATTTGCCGAGCACGGTGTTGCTGATATTGCGCATCGCATCGGTACGCTAAACGGTGAAGACAAGGTTATCTTTACTCGTGGCGGTCAGGCGGTACTTGAAAATACTCGCACTGAGCTTCGTACTATCTGGGCTGAGACAACTTATCAAATGCAAGCACTACGTGATAATCCAGATTGCGCGAAGCAAGAGTTTGACGCTAAGTTCGATGACAAAGATCCGGGTCTTAATGTGAAACTAAGCTTTGATCTTAACGAAGATATCGCTGCACCTTACATTGCAAAAGGGGTGAAGCCTCAAGTTGCCATCTTGCGTGAGCAAGGCGTTAACTCGCATATCGAAATGGCAGCAGCATTTAACCGTGCTGGCTTTGCAGCTATCGACGTACACATGAGTGACATCCTTGAAGGCCGCTTAACACTAGAGCAATTCAAAGGCCTAGTGGCGTGTGGTGGCTTCTCATACGGTGACGTTTTAGGTGCTGGTGAAGGATGGGCTAAATCAATCCTATTCCATGACTCTGCACGCGAGCAATTCCAAGGCTTCTTCCAACGCCAAGATACCTTCAGTTTAGGTGTGTGTAATGGCTGCCAGATGCTTTCTACATTGAAAGAGCTGATCCCTGGCACGGAAAACTGGCCACGCTTTGTTACCAACAAGTCAGAGCGTTTTGAAGCGCGCTTCAGCTTAGTTGAAGTACAGCAAAGCCCGTCAATCTTCTTTGATGGTATGGCAGGCTCTCGTATGCCAATCGCGGTATCACATGGTGAAGGCCATGCCGAGTTTGCAAGCGAAGCGGCGGTACAAACTGCACTGAATTCAGGTTCAGTTGCTGTGAAGTTTGTTGATAACTACGGTAATCCAACCACTCAGTACCCTGCTAACCCGAATGGCTCTCCTGCTGGTATTACGGGCATGACGTCAACAGACGGACGTGCAACTGTGATGATGCCGCACCCTGAACGTGTATTCAGAGCAGTAGCAAACTCTTGGCACCCAGATGAGTGGCAAGAAGATAGCCCTTGGATGCGTATGTTCCGCAATGCGCGTAAGCTAGTAGGCTAA
- a CDS encoding intermembrane phospholipid transport protein YdbH family protein has protein sequence MKKWLWSLVLILIVLVGVYLARVPFSLWAIKHFIPVNELQVSCLDWRLSGFNRIHITKACVRTDAFNALLYDAQLSMQQVNIEKADMQLLQPKKSDVTQPQRLALPLDITRPNVRIAKLSISGEPLPKPLVVSISESELNQFVIAGDIAAEVTLQPERIAAKVELGGEYIGALLPPQIQALSGTSQLEFDGLAMDAELELETLVALEQAECKGSAAYIGTLSGRYDLATQQGKVALAEPISAKSTLDCLTFKYSKLLPTTWQVRLPSEITISTDSIATDLLEVTGQDKLLQLEVNELAVDLTEPFVNGGIRLELSNEKWGAHTLAGALSARPDFVNISGEITSDLNKLTLSGVIAENLELNSRFKILGDPTELITFEAQPTIFSTQLSTSGLVIDNPSLTLDLHAQLDVPKLKSGHLLHRVLPEGMSFAITLDSKLQNLSVENVTAKQGALSGRVVLEPTHDFDINLTLTSAQIQQQNYKLNELAQTLHWQGSVATGEIFSTLTGNTKAGEVNLADLSLKNVNIESKGQQSRGLMASHVINIDGVKALLEHQYSSLKHPVQLYVPTQQLTQLQPYIDALLPNFKITHGNFYAVLEGDLSTRIFTLDGGVQEGSALFNERLVQNAAVDVSGLLSSANIQLKPTTLSVEELRAGVIVQAITAQLLSEAGVAKLKDINAQVFAGNVSIDEVSLVPRPQVVQVSLDKLSLDRIAASGHDAGVELRGLISGKLPVQLSSSGVRIDSGKIHSVGEGLLKVENNASITALKEQQPSLQTVIGVLDELTIEQLSSGVNLSEDGWLDLDVKITGINKLQQQPVNFNYTHSENVFTLLRALRLSDEITREVENALNKEER, from the coding sequence ATGAAAAAATGGCTTTGGAGCTTAGTGTTGATACTCATTGTGTTAGTGGGTGTTTACCTTGCCAGAGTTCCTTTTTCGCTCTGGGCCATTAAACATTTTATACCTGTTAATGAACTTCAGGTCAGTTGTCTTGACTGGCGCTTGTCGGGCTTCAATCGTATCCATATTACAAAAGCATGTGTGCGAACAGATGCGTTCAATGCCCTGCTTTATGATGCGCAACTAAGCATGCAACAAGTCAATATTGAAAAAGCGGACATGCAACTTCTTCAGCCCAAAAAGTCAGATGTAACTCAACCACAGCGCCTTGCATTGCCACTCGACATCACCAGACCCAATGTGCGTATTGCCAAACTATCCATATCTGGCGAACCATTACCAAAGCCATTAGTTGTGTCGATTTCGGAGTCCGAGCTGAATCAATTTGTAATAGCAGGTGACATCGCTGCCGAAGTTACGTTGCAGCCAGAGCGTATTGCTGCAAAAGTTGAGCTTGGTGGCGAGTACATTGGCGCTTTGTTACCCCCTCAGATCCAAGCCCTTTCAGGAACTAGCCAACTTGAATTCGATGGTCTGGCTATGGACGCAGAGCTGGAACTTGAGACTCTAGTGGCGCTCGAACAGGCTGAGTGTAAAGGTAGCGCTGCCTATATAGGCACTTTGTCAGGGCGCTATGATTTAGCCACGCAGCAAGGGAAGGTAGCACTTGCCGAGCCGATTTCAGCGAAATCAACGCTTGATTGTCTTACTTTTAAATATAGCAAACTGTTACCGACCACTTGGCAGGTCCGTTTACCGAGTGAAATTACCATTTCTACCGATTCAATCGCGACAGATTTACTTGAAGTGACAGGTCAAGATAAATTGTTACAGCTTGAAGTTAACGAGTTGGCAGTCGACTTAACTGAGCCTTTCGTCAATGGTGGTATTCGCCTTGAACTTTCTAACGAAAAGTGGGGGGCGCATACACTGGCTGGAGCGCTTAGTGCGCGGCCAGATTTTGTCAATATAAGCGGGGAAATCACAAGTGATCTTAACAAGCTTACACTGTCAGGTGTTATTGCTGAGAATCTCGAGCTCAATAGCCGCTTCAAAATATTGGGTGATCCAACCGAGCTAATTACATTTGAGGCTCAGCCGACCATTTTCTCAACCCAGTTGTCGACATCAGGTTTAGTGATTGATAACCCATCTCTGACGCTTGATTTACATGCGCAGCTAGATGTGCCAAAGCTCAAAAGTGGACATCTACTACACAGAGTCTTACCTGAAGGAATGAGTTTTGCGATAACGCTTGATTCAAAACTGCAAAACCTGAGTGTTGAGAATGTAACAGCAAAACAGGGTGCGTTGAGCGGGCGAGTTGTGCTTGAGCCTACACACGATTTTGACATCAACCTCACCTTAACCAGTGCACAGATACAACAGCAGAATTACAAACTGAATGAATTAGCGCAGACACTCCACTGGCAAGGCTCAGTCGCAACAGGTGAAATCTTTTCAACCTTAACTGGTAATACTAAGGCCGGAGAAGTTAACTTAGCTGATCTCAGTTTGAAAAACGTAAACATTGAAAGCAAAGGGCAGCAAAGCCGTGGTTTGATGGCGTCACACGTGATTAATATTGATGGTGTAAAGGCGTTGCTTGAGCATCAATATTCAAGCTTAAAACATCCAGTACAATTATACGTACCCACGCAGCAACTCACTCAACTTCAGCCATATATTGACGCGCTTTTACCAAACTTTAAAATTACCCATGGTAACTTCTATGCAGTACTCGAAGGGGATTTATCCACGCGTATATTTACCCTAGATGGGGGCGTTCAAGAAGGCTCTGCGTTATTTAATGAACGGCTTGTTCAAAATGCAGCGGTTGATGTCTCCGGTTTATTAAGTTCAGCTAATATTCAACTCAAGCCAACCACACTGAGTGTTGAAGAGTTGAGGGCCGGTGTTATCGTTCAAGCAATAACTGCCCAACTACTCAGCGAAGCTGGTGTGGCAAAACTGAAAGACATTAATGCACAGGTTTTTGCCGGTAACGTGAGTATTGATGAAGTTAGTTTGGTACCAAGGCCGCAGGTTGTTCAGGTGTCGCTAGATAAATTGAGTTTAGATCGTATCGCTGCCTCTGGTCATGATGCCGGCGTTGAGCTGAGAGGGCTCATCTCAGGGAAATTGCCAGTGCAACTCTCTTCATCGGGTGTGCGAATTGACTCAGGCAAGATACACAGTGTTGGTGAAGGGCTGTTAAAGGTTGAAAACAATGCGTCAATTACTGCCCTAAAAGAGCAGCAACCTAGCTTACAAACGGTGATTGGTGTGCTTGACGAATTGACCATTGAGCAATTGAGTAGTGGCGTAAATTTAAGTGAAGACGGCTGGTTGGACTTAGATGTTAAAATTACAGGAATTAACAAACTCCAACAACAACCAGTAAACTTTAACTATACACACTCAGAAAATGTGTTTACCTTATTACGAGCCTTACGCTTAAGCGACGAGATTACGCGCGAAGTGGAAAATGCGTTAAATAAAGAGGAGCGTTAG
- a CDS encoding YnbE family lipoprotein, with protein MKWMLVISALFVLSACTHKVQVETKEPITINLNVKVDHEIRVKVDKELDNLFSEDSELF; from the coding sequence ATGAAATGGATGCTAGTGATATCAGCTCTGTTCGTGTTGAGTGCTTGTACCCACAAGGTGCAGGTAGAAACTAAAGAGCCCATTACGATCAACTTAAATGTAAAAGTAGATCACGAGATCCGCGTGAAAGTGGATAAAGAACTCGACAATTTATTCAGCGAAGACAGCGAGCTATTCTAA
- a CDS encoding YdbL family protein: MKLKAISTLIIGLSMSFAAFAISIDDAKSQGLVGETTSGYLGVVKNGQGVQQLVNEVNEKRKEKYQQLAKKNGITLEQVEALAAKKAYNKTQSGHFIQVNGSWVKK; the protein is encoded by the coding sequence ATGAAGCTTAAAGCAATCTCTACCCTAATTATTGGGCTCAGTATGAGTTTCGCCGCATTCGCAATTTCCATTGATGATGCTAAATCACAGGGTTTAGTCGGCGAAACCACATCGGGCTATCTTGGTGTTGTTAAAAATGGTCAAGGTGTACAGCAGCTAGTTAATGAAGTGAATGAAAAGCGCAAAGAGAAATACCAGCAATTAGCGAAAAAGAACGGCATTACCCTTGAACAAGTGGAAGCCTTAGCTGCTAAAAAAGCGTATAACAAAACGCAATCAGGTCATTTTATTCAAGTCAATGGCAGCTGGGTGAAAAAGTAG
- a CDS encoding DUF1415 domain-containing protein produces MNTVTSTMQNWVSQVIVKYNFCPFARKEVESNSIHYFVSPAISHDDAVMDMLEQCSELNHTPERETTLVIFDKGFSNFDDFLDLVDLANALLVAQGFEGTYQIANFHPDYVFADSDEHDAANYTNRAPYPTLHLIREESMAQALEEYDDPEQIPENNIRLARRKGEAFWQHLLQQCHKVE; encoded by the coding sequence ATGAATACAGTCACCTCTACAATGCAAAACTGGGTTAGCCAAGTCATTGTGAAATACAACTTTTGCCCGTTTGCTCGAAAAGAAGTTGAAAGTAACAGCATTCATTATTTCGTGTCTCCGGCGATAAGCCACGACGATGCTGTGATGGATATGTTAGAGCAGTGCTCTGAGCTAAACCACACCCCAGAGCGAGAAACAACATTAGTTATATTTGATAAGGGTTTTAGCAATTTTGACGACTTTTTGGATCTCGTCGACCTTGCAAATGCTTTATTGGTAGCGCAAGGGTTTGAAGGTACTTATCAAATTGCCAACTTTCATCCCGATTATGTTTTCGCTGATAGTGATGAGCATGATGCAGCAAACTACACTAACCGCGCGCCCTATCCGACACTCCATCTGATCCGTGAAGAAAGTATGGCTCAAGCATTAGAAGAGTATGATGATCCTGAACAGATCCCAGAAAATAATATCCGTCTCGCAAGACGTAAAGGAGAGGCGTTTTGGCAGCATTTGCTGCAGCAATGCCATAAGGTTGAATAA
- the waaA gene encoding lipid IV(A) 3-deoxy-D-manno-octulosonic acid transferase produces the protein MARRLYSLLLLVLAPILLSYLYFIRGRKNPDYRTHFTERFGFGLNKLPSDAVVIHCASVGEVLAATPLIKSVLKEQAAAPIIVTCNTPTGREEITKAFHNNVQVHVCYLPIDFAFAVRKFFTTLKPKLLIVMETELWPNLFHYAKQNQCKTLVVNARLSEKSYQGYQKHAWLTKGLISNIDLLAAHNEEDGERFIKLGLVQSKLHITGSIKFDISVTEEEIAKARQFRIGYPERLIWLAGSTHPKEHEQIIAAHQRVLKQVSNALLIIAPRHPEQFQAVADYLDEQKVAFTRKSSNNIDTEAHVLLADTLGELKWLFGSADIAYIGGSLIERGGHNPLEAASHGVPILTGPHTYNFAHIYPQLLTQQGAIIVDNTGELAAQIVRLFEDKSLRAQIGTNAKSVLLENAGAIAKTMKLINKSLE, from the coding sequence ATGGCGCGCCGACTATATTCCTTATTGTTGCTAGTATTAGCACCTATTTTATTGAGTTATCTGTATTTTATTCGAGGCAGGAAAAACCCTGACTACCGAACTCACTTTACAGAGCGCTTCGGCTTTGGCCTAAACAAGCTTCCGTCAGATGCTGTTGTGATCCATTGCGCCTCTGTTGGGGAAGTGCTTGCAGCCACCCCCCTCATAAAATCAGTACTTAAAGAACAAGCTGCAGCTCCAATCATTGTCACTTGTAATACCCCGACAGGTAGAGAAGAGATAACAAAGGCTTTTCATAACAATGTTCAAGTACATGTCTGTTATTTACCCATAGATTTTGCTTTTGCGGTCAGAAAATTCTTCACTACCTTGAAGCCCAAACTCCTTATTGTGATGGAAACCGAGCTGTGGCCTAATCTTTTTCATTACGCCAAACAAAACCAATGTAAAACCTTGGTAGTCAATGCTAGGCTCTCTGAAAAGTCATACCAAGGCTATCAAAAGCATGCTTGGTTAACGAAAGGCTTGATAAGCAATATAGATCTGCTTGCAGCCCATAATGAAGAAGACGGCGAGCGTTTCATCAAACTTGGGCTTGTTCAATCTAAGCTTCACATTACCGGCTCAATCAAGTTTGATATTTCAGTCACTGAAGAAGAAATTGCAAAGGCAAGACAATTCCGAATAGGTTACCCCGAGCGGCTAATTTGGCTTGCAGGGTCTACCCATCCTAAGGAGCATGAGCAAATCATTGCTGCACATCAGCGAGTATTAAAGCAGGTAAGTAATGCGCTACTCATTATCGCGCCTCGCCACCCTGAACAGTTTCAAGCGGTAGCTGACTACCTCGACGAACAAAAGGTCGCTTTTACCAGAAAAAGTAGTAACAACATAGACACTGAAGCACACGTGTTGCTAGCTGATACTCTAGGCGAATTAAAGTGGTTATTTGGCAGTGCCGACATCGCTTATATCGGTGGTAGCTTGATTGAGCGCGGCGGTCATAACCCACTAGAGGCGGCATCTCATGGAGTGCCAATTTTAACCGGCCCACATACCTACAATTTTGCGCATATATATCCTCAGCTACTAACGCAACAAGGTGCCATCATCGTCGATAATACGGGCGAGCTCGCTGCGCAAATTGTTAGGCTATTTGAAGATAAATCACTTCGAGCACAAATCGGTACTAACGCTAAATCGGTGTTACTTGAAAATGCCGGAGCTATTGCTAAAACCATGAAACTAATCAATAAGAGCTTGGAGTAA